GAGACCACCTCCGACTACGATCGCGAGAAACTGCAGGAGAGGCTCGCGAAGCTGGTCGGCGGCGTCGCCATCATCAAGGTCGGCGCGGCCACCGAGACCGAGATGAAGGAGAAGAAGTCCCGGGTCGAGGATGCCATGCACGCCACCAAGGCGGCCGTCGAGGAGGGGATCGTCCCCGGCGGCGGCATCGCCCTGGTGCGCGCCATCCCGGCGCTCGAGAGGCTCAAGGAGAAGCAGGAAGACGTCCAGACCGGCATCAACATCGTCCGCCGGGCCCTGGAGGAGCCGATCCGGCAGATCGCCATCAACGCCGGCTACGAAGGCTCGATCGTCGTCCAGCAGGCGAAGGAGAAGGAGAAACCGGTGGTCGGCTTCGACGCGTACACCGGAAAGTGGGTGGACATGTTCGAGGCGGGGATCATCGACCCGACCAAGGTCTGCCGCACGGCCCTGCAGAACGCGGCCAGCATCGCGGGTCTGATGCTGACCACCGAGGCGCTCGTCTCCGAGGTTCCGGAGAAGGAGAAGCCGGCACCACCGGGTCCGCGCATGGGCGGCGGCGACATGTACTGATCGCCCCGGCCGCCCCTGGCGGCCGTCCGACCGGTGCCTGTCCGGACCGCGATCGCTCTGAACGACACGAGCCCCTCGCAATTCGAGGGGCTCTTTTTTTGCTAGAAGCTCTGCTCGCCGAGCGAGAAGCCGTTGAAGGACTCCGAGACCACCACGTCCTTGGGCAGGTCGAGGTGAAACCGGCTGGCGGCGACTTCGACGTTCGTGCGGATGTCCTGGAAGGCCAGGAGGGTCGAGTCACCGTCGGACTCGACGTACTGCAGCTGGCGCGGCAGGAAGGTCGTGGTGTCGACCCAGATCTTCATCTCGGCCACACGCTCGGCCAGTTTCTTCTTGCGTGGAACCAGGACAAGAAGGTACGTGTCCTTCAGATCGCTTTGCGGAGCCAGCCGGAATTCGTAGTACTTCCCCAGCTCGTCGATAGACTGCCCGACCCCCAGGAACCGGAACAGGCGCTTCCCGACGAATTTCTTGATCGGCACCTCCTCCGCCCTCTTGAGCGCCGGGTAATAGGCGATGTACATGTCCTCCGTGATCACGAACACCTTGCGGTCCGGGTCGAGGTACTCCCAGCGGACCTGGTTGGGCCGGTTGTAATAGAACTCGCCGCGCGACAACACGGGCCGCGCCAGGAGCTTGAGTTCCTTCTTCTCGGTGAACGAGGCCACGAGGGTGCCGGTCTCGCGCTGGGCCTTGTCGAAAGCCTGCAGGATGCGCGCGAGCATCGGGTCCCCCGCGACGCCGGACTGCCTCCCCGTCGCAGCGGTGTCGTCCTTCGGCACCTGGTTCGACGGTGCCCCCGCGACAACTATCGAGACCGTGGCCGCCAGCGCGGCGGCCATGACGGCGGTTCGTTTTCTGTTCACGGACGGGAACCTCCAGAGGATCAGGACCAAGTCAATTTAACAGACGGGGATCGGGTCGTCAAGCAAAGCAGGACGGTTGACAAACCCGGGCACTCCCCGGATGATGCTCGCCGGGAGCCTGCATGTCGAGAACGGCACGACGGGTGTTGACGATCGTGTTCCTGCTGGCCGCGGCCGGCGCGACGCCGGCGCAGGAGGTCCTCCTCGGCCGCGTCGGGCCGGAGGCCATCCTGTCGATCTCGCCGGAGTGGCGGACGAACCGCGAGGCCTACGAACCGGCCGAGGCGGACATCCGGGTGATCGCCACGACACCGCTCAAGGCCAGGCTTGACGTGTATTTCGGAGGCTGGTGCTCCGACAGCCGCCGGGAGGTCCCGCGCTTCCTCCGGATTCTCGATCGAGCCTCCCCGGCGCGCCTGAAAGTCCGGTACTACGGCATCGACCGGACCAAGAAGGAGCCGGCGCGTCTGGTCAGGAGGGGCGCCATCGAGCGAGTGCCCACCTTCATCCTGCGCGCCGATGGGCGCGAGGTCGGTCGCATCGTCGAGACGCCGCAGACGACGCTCGAGCACGACCTCGCCCTTCTTGTCCAGAAGGCCGCGGCGTCGCCCCCGTAGAACCGGAGGCGGCGCGCCCCCGCCGGCCTACAGCCGGGACTGCCCCCGGACCAGGATGTCCTGCATGACCCGGCGCTGGATCTCGTTCCACTCCCCGTCCCGAATGTCCAGGAAGGCCTGCACGACGTCCGGATCGAATTGCGTGCCGGAATACTTGAGGATCTCGGCGCGCGCCGCCTCGTACGGCAGGGCCTTGCGGTACGGGCGGTCCGATGTCATGGCGTCCAGCGTGTCGACCACGGCGAAGATGCGGGCCCCCAGCGGGATTTCCTTCCCCTTCAGACCCCGCGGATAGCCCGACCCGTCGTACGTTTCCTGATGGCTGAGAACAATCTCGCGCGCCCCTTCCAGGAACTTGATCCCCTGCAGGATGCGATGACCGATCTCCGGATGCCGGCGCATCTCGACCCATTCCTCCGGGGTCAGCTTGCCCGGCTTTCGGAGGATTGCGTCCGGGACGCCGATTTTCCCCACGTCGTGCAGCAGCGCGCCGCGGTAGATGTCCGTCAGGTCCGGCTCCCCCACGCCCATCCGGCGCGCCACGGCCACCGTGTACGAGGCCACCCGCAGGGAATGGCCCAGCGTCTCCGTGTCGCGTGTGTCGAGCGCCGACGCCAGGGCCTCGAGGGTCGTCTGATAGGAGGACTGCAGACGCGACAGGAGATCCTCCACCTCCCGCTTCTTGCCGAGCAGCTCGGCCGTGCGGGCCGCGACCTTGATCTCGAGCGTCCTCTGATACTCCCGATTCTCCCGCAGCAGGCGCTGCTTCTCCAGGGCCCTCTCCACCGTGATCCGAACCTCGGCGAGATTGAAGGGCTTGGTGAGGTAGTCGCAGGCCCCCAGGCGCATCGACTGGATGGCAGTCTCGACGTCCACGATGCCCGTCAGCATGATGATCTCGGTGTCCGGGCGGATCTTCTTGATCTCCTGGAGCAGGTGGACCCCGTCCATTTCCGGCATGTCGATGTCGCTCACGACCAGCTCGAATCCGTTCGTCTGGACCTTCCTGAGGCCTTCGAGTCCGTCGCAGGCGGTGTCGCAGCGGTAACCGCTGTCGGACAGCCCTTCGTTCAGCAGGTCCCGTATCGTCCGGTCGTCATCAACAATCAGGATGTGGGTCGCCTCGGGCATGTGTCCGTTCCGGAGATTTCGACGGCCACACGTCGCCGCCGCAACGGCAATGTAGGTTACGAAATGGGGAGGCGCAATGGACGCGGCGGCGGCCCGACGCC
The window above is part of the Candidatus Dormiibacterota bacterium genome. Proteins encoded here:
- the groEL gene encoding chaperonin GroEL, whose product is NKLRGTLQVCAVKAPGFGDRRKAMLEDIAILTGGKCITEDLGIKLENVKIEDLGQAKKITADKDNTTIVEGKGKRSDIEGRVKQIRTQIEETTSDYDREKLQERLAKLVGGVAIIKVGAATETEMKEKKSRVEDAMHATKAAVEEGIVPGGGIALVRAIPALERLKEKQEDVQTGINIVRRALEEPIRQIAINAGYEGSIVVQQAKEKEKPVVGFDAYTGKWVDMFEAGIIDPTKVCRTALQNAASIAGLMLTTEALVSEVPEKEKPAPPGPRMGGGDMY
- a CDS encoding outer membrane lipoprotein carrier protein LolA, with translation MNRKRTAVMAAALAATVSIVVAGAPSNQVPKDDTAATGRQSGVAGDPMLARILQAFDKAQRETGTLVASFTEKKELKLLARPVLSRGEFYYNRPNQVRWEYLDPDRKVFVITEDMYIAYYPALKRAEEVPIKKFVGKRLFRFLGVGQSIDELGKYYEFRLAPQSDLKDTYLLVLVPRKKKLAERVAEMKIWVDTTTFLPRQLQYVESDGDSTLLAFQDIRTNVEVAASRFHLDLPKDVVVSESFNGFSLGEQSF
- a CDS encoding HD domain-containing phosphohydrolase; translated protein: MPEATHILIVDDDRTIRDLLNEGLSDSGYRCDTACDGLEGLRKVQTNGFELVVSDIDMPEMDGVHLLQEIKKIRPDTEIIMLTGIVDVETAIQSMRLGACDYLTKPFNLAEVRITVERALEKQRLLRENREYQRTLEIKVAARTAELLGKKREVEDLLSRLQSSYQTTLEALASALDTRDTETLGHSLRVASYTVAVARRMGVGEPDLTDIYRGALLHDVGKIGVPDAILRKPGKLTPEEWVEMRRHPEIGHRILQGIKFLEGAREIVLSHQETYDGSGYPRGLKGKEIPLGARIFAVVDTLDAMTSDRPYRKALPYEAARAEILKYSGTQFDPDVVQAFLDIRDGEWNEIQRRVMQDILVRGQSRL
- a CDS encoding thioredoxin family protein codes for the protein MSRTARRVLTIVFLLAAAGATPAQEVLLGRVGPEAILSISPEWRTNREAYEPAEADIRVIATTPLKARLDVYFGGWCSDSRREVPRFLRILDRASPARLKVRYYGIDRTKKEPARLVRRGAIERVPTFILRADGREVGRIVETPQTTLEHDLALLVQKAAASPP